From a region of the Dunckerocampus dactyliophorus isolate RoL2022-P2 chromosome 20, RoL_Ddac_1.1, whole genome shotgun sequence genome:
- the brd2a gene encoding bromodomain-containing protein 2a isoform X1 — MDMAVNPLIDSSHGGVEVGIMGLTAMDQSSANAGKRIRKPSLLFEGFESPGMPLYSQATHLGPAQPAVKDPGRAGKMTNQLQFLQKVLLKSLWRHHFAWPFHEPVDAVKLNLPDYHKIIKTPMDMGTIKKRLENNFYCSASECMQDFNTMFTNCYIYNKPSDDIVLMAQSLEKAFLQKVAQMPPEEIELAPPPPRSRSIKVGKKGRVSGGMTTAHQVPAVSQSVYSPPTPDTPECIISIPPQTILNKNLQLTLPSEHSIPAVTGILPTQPTAKKKGVKRKADTTTPTTVAMPIMSAVSGMGMGMGMGHDSPLTLSALGVVDHNSDLGLSQGLALSQGLGLSPGLSLNQGLGFSQGLGMSTAHGAVTMGGKAAAGYRRGVSGRPIKPPKKDLPDSILTTPVRRSKLTPQLRYCSGVLKELLSKKHAGYAWPFYKPVDASSLGLHDYHEIIKQPMDLSTIKRKMDSREYVDAQQVAADVRLMFSNCYKYNPPEHDVVAMARKLQDVFEFCFAKMPDEQPAPPSSSSSSSSSSSSSSESEPSSEESESESSQSSDSEEERANRLAELQEQLKAVHEQLTALSQGPIVKPKKKKEKKDKKKRKKGDKHRKLDEELMLIKPAKPPKAKTPKTKSSKATGVLMPIKKAPSKKNSKSKSKKGGMMFNMPQAVPEPIIPHFDSDEEEETAPMSYDEKRQLSLDINKLPGEKLGRVVYIIQSREPSLRDTNPEEIEIDFETLKPSTLRELERYVMTCLRKKPRKPYAIKNSAGKSREELALEKQLELERRLMDVSGQLNSGKKPPKAKLEKPATESSTQPSRLSASSSSSDSSSSSSSSSSSDTSESDSG, encoded by the exons ATGGATATGGCCGTTAACCCGCTCATTGACAG CTCGCATGGTGGGGTTGAGGTTGGAATAATGGGGCTCACAGCAATGGACCAGAGTTCTGCCAATGCTGGCAAACGGATCCGGAAACCTTCCCTGCTTTTTGAGGGCTTTGAGAGTCCCGGAATGCCCTTGTACAGCCAGGCAACTCACTTGGGGCCCGCACAGCCTGCGGTCAAAGACCCTGGTCGTGCGGGGAAGATGACCAACCAGCTCCAGTTCCTACAGAAGGTCTTGCTGAAGTCTTTGTGGCGACACCACTTTGCCTGGCCCTTTCACGAGCCTGTGGATGCAGTCAAGCTCAACTTACCC GACTATCACAAGATCATCAAGACGCCCATGGACATGGGCACCATTAAGAAGAGGCTAGAGAATAACTTCTACTGCAGTGCCAGTGAATGCATGCAGGACTTCAACACCATGTTTACCAACTGCTACATTTATAACAAG CCATCTGATGACATCGTCTTGATGGCACAGTCGCTTGAGAAAGCTTTTCTGCAGAAAGTGGCTCAGATGCCCCCTGAAGAGATcgagctcgctcctccccctccgcGCAGCAGGTCCATCAAAGTGGGAAAGAAGGGCAGAG TGTCAGGAGGAATGACCACCGCTCACCAGGTCCCAGCAGTTTCTCAGTCTGTGTACTCGCCACCCACTCCGGACACCCCTGAATGCATCATCTCCATCCCTCCACAGACCATCTTGAACAAGAACCTCCAGTTGACCCTGCCAAGTGAGCACAGCATCCCCGCCGTGACTGGCATACTCCCCACGCAGCCCACTGCCAAG aaaaaagGTGTCAAGCGGAAAGCAGACACGACCACACCCACCACCGTAGCCATGCCCATCATGAGTGCTGTGAGTGGCATGGGGATGGGGATGGGGATGGGTCACGACTCCCCGCTCACCCTCAGCGCTCTAGGGGTGGTGGACCACAACTCTGACCTGGGCCTTAGCCAGGGCCTGGCCCTCAGTCAAGGCTTGGGGCTCAGTCCAGGCCTGAGTCTCAATCAGGGCCTGGGCTTCAGCCAGGGCCTAGGAATGAGTACAGCCCACGGGGCGGTCACGATGGGTGGCAAAGCAGCCGCGGGATACAGGAGAGGAGTGAGCGGACGGCCCATCAAGCCACCCAAGAAGGATTTGCCCGACTCCATCTTGACAACGCCGGTGCGTCGCAGCAAGCTGACCCCCCAGCTGCGCTACTGCAGCGGGGTCCTGAAGGAGCTGCTGTCCAAGAAGCATGCCGGCTACGCCTGGCCCTTCTACAAGCCCGTGGATGCTTCCTCGCTTGGGCTCCATGACTACCATGAAATTATCAAGCAGCCCATGGACCTCAGCACCATCAAG AGGAAGATGGACAGCAGAGAGTACGTTGACGCTCAGCAGGTAGCTGCAGATGTCAGGCTGATGTTCTCCAACTGCTACAAGTACAACCCCCCCGAGCACGACGTGGTAGCCATGGCTCGAAAGCTCCAG GATGTCTTTGAGTTCTGCTTCGCCAAGATGCCCGATGAGCAGCCGGCGCCCCCCAGCTCgtcctcttcctcatcatcctcatcttcctcgTCGTCCGAGAGTGAGCCGAGCAGCGAGGAGAGTGAGAGCGAAAGCAGCCAAAGTTCCGATTCTGAGGAGGAGCGAGCCAACCGCCTGGCGGAGCTCCAGGAACAG CTAAAAGCCGTCCATGAGCAGCTCACTGCGCTCTCCCAGGGGCCCATAGTGAAGcccaagaaaaagaaagagaagaaagacaaaaagaagaggaagaagggcGACAAGCATCGGAAGCTAGACGAGGAGTTGATGCTCATTAAGCCTGCGAAACCCCCCAAAGCCAAAACCCCAAAGACCAAGAGCAGCAAGGCAACGGGCGTTTTGATGCCAATCAAAAAGGCTCCGAGCAAGAAAAACAGCAAGAGCAA GTCCAAAAAGGGTGGCATGATGTTCAACATGCCTCAAGCTGTCCCAGAACCCATAATCCCTCATTTTGACtcagatgaggaggaggagactgCGCCCATGTCGTACGACGAGAAGCGCCAGCTCAGCCTGGACATCAACAAGCTGCCCGGTGAGAAGCTGGGCCGCGTGGTCTACATCATTCAGTCACGCGAGCCGTCGCTCCGCGACACCAACCCCGAGGAGATAGAGATCGACTTTGAGACACTGAAGCCGTCGACGCTGCGGGAGCTGGAGCGATACGTCATGACGTGTCTGAGGAAGAAGCCCCGCAAGCCTTATG CAATAAAGAACAGCGCCGGGAAGTCTCGTGAGGAGCTGGCTTTGGAGAAACAACTGGAGCTGGAAAGAAGGTTGATGGACGTCAGCGGGCAGCTCAACTCTGGGAAGAAACCCCCAAAAGCCAAGC TGGAGAAACCCGCCACCGAGTCCAGCACTCAGCCGTCACGCCTCAGCGCCAGCAGCTCTTCCTCagactcctcctcttcctcctcgtcttcctcaTCCTCTGACACCAGCGAGTCCGACTCCGGCTGA
- the brd2a gene encoding bromodomain-containing protein 2a isoform X2 encodes MDMAVNPLIDSSHGGVEVGIMGLTAMDQSSANAGKRIRKPSLLFEGFESPGMPLYSQATHLGPAQPAVKDPGRAGKMTNQLQFLQKVLLKSLWRHHFAWPFHEPVDAVKLNLPDYHKIIKTPMDMGTIKKRLENNFYCSASECMQDFNTMFTNCYIYNKPSDDIVLMAQSLEKAFLQKVAQMPPEEIELAPPPPRSRSIKVGKKGRVSGGMTTAHQTILNKNLQLTLPSEHSIPAVTGILPTQPTAKKKGVKRKADTTTPTTVAMPIMSAVSGMGMGMGMGHDSPLTLSALGVVDHNSDLGLSQGLALSQGLGLSPGLSLNQGLGFSQGLGMSTAHGAVTMGGKAAAGYRRGVSGRPIKPPKKDLPDSILTTPVRRSKLTPQLRYCSGVLKELLSKKHAGYAWPFYKPVDASSLGLHDYHEIIKQPMDLSTIKRKMDSREYVDAQQVAADVRLMFSNCYKYNPPEHDVVAMARKLQDVFEFCFAKMPDEQPAPPSSSSSSSSSSSSSSESEPSSEESESESSQSSDSEEERANRLAELQEQLKAVHEQLTALSQGPIVKPKKKKEKKDKKKRKKGDKHRKLDEELMLIKPAKPPKAKTPKTKSSKATGVLMPIKKAPSKKNSKSKSKKGGMMFNMPQAVPEPIIPHFDSDEEEETAPMSYDEKRQLSLDINKLPGEKLGRVVYIIQSREPSLRDTNPEEIEIDFETLKPSTLRELERYVMTCLRKKPRKPYAIKNSAGKSREELALEKQLELERRLMDVSGQLNSGKKPPKAKLEKPATESSTQPSRLSASSSSSDSSSSSSSSSSSDTSESDSG; translated from the exons ATGGATATGGCCGTTAACCCGCTCATTGACAG CTCGCATGGTGGGGTTGAGGTTGGAATAATGGGGCTCACAGCAATGGACCAGAGTTCTGCCAATGCTGGCAAACGGATCCGGAAACCTTCCCTGCTTTTTGAGGGCTTTGAGAGTCCCGGAATGCCCTTGTACAGCCAGGCAACTCACTTGGGGCCCGCACAGCCTGCGGTCAAAGACCCTGGTCGTGCGGGGAAGATGACCAACCAGCTCCAGTTCCTACAGAAGGTCTTGCTGAAGTCTTTGTGGCGACACCACTTTGCCTGGCCCTTTCACGAGCCTGTGGATGCAGTCAAGCTCAACTTACCC GACTATCACAAGATCATCAAGACGCCCATGGACATGGGCACCATTAAGAAGAGGCTAGAGAATAACTTCTACTGCAGTGCCAGTGAATGCATGCAGGACTTCAACACCATGTTTACCAACTGCTACATTTATAACAAG CCATCTGATGACATCGTCTTGATGGCACAGTCGCTTGAGAAAGCTTTTCTGCAGAAAGTGGCTCAGATGCCCCCTGAAGAGATcgagctcgctcctccccctccgcGCAGCAGGTCCATCAAAGTGGGAAAGAAGGGCAGAG TGTCAGGAGGAATGACCACCGCTCACCAG ACCATCTTGAACAAGAACCTCCAGTTGACCCTGCCAAGTGAGCACAGCATCCCCGCCGTGACTGGCATACTCCCCACGCAGCCCACTGCCAAG aaaaaagGTGTCAAGCGGAAAGCAGACACGACCACACCCACCACCGTAGCCATGCCCATCATGAGTGCTGTGAGTGGCATGGGGATGGGGATGGGGATGGGTCACGACTCCCCGCTCACCCTCAGCGCTCTAGGGGTGGTGGACCACAACTCTGACCTGGGCCTTAGCCAGGGCCTGGCCCTCAGTCAAGGCTTGGGGCTCAGTCCAGGCCTGAGTCTCAATCAGGGCCTGGGCTTCAGCCAGGGCCTAGGAATGAGTACAGCCCACGGGGCGGTCACGATGGGTGGCAAAGCAGCCGCGGGATACAGGAGAGGAGTGAGCGGACGGCCCATCAAGCCACCCAAGAAGGATTTGCCCGACTCCATCTTGACAACGCCGGTGCGTCGCAGCAAGCTGACCCCCCAGCTGCGCTACTGCAGCGGGGTCCTGAAGGAGCTGCTGTCCAAGAAGCATGCCGGCTACGCCTGGCCCTTCTACAAGCCCGTGGATGCTTCCTCGCTTGGGCTCCATGACTACCATGAAATTATCAAGCAGCCCATGGACCTCAGCACCATCAAG AGGAAGATGGACAGCAGAGAGTACGTTGACGCTCAGCAGGTAGCTGCAGATGTCAGGCTGATGTTCTCCAACTGCTACAAGTACAACCCCCCCGAGCACGACGTGGTAGCCATGGCTCGAAAGCTCCAG GATGTCTTTGAGTTCTGCTTCGCCAAGATGCCCGATGAGCAGCCGGCGCCCCCCAGCTCgtcctcttcctcatcatcctcatcttcctcgTCGTCCGAGAGTGAGCCGAGCAGCGAGGAGAGTGAGAGCGAAAGCAGCCAAAGTTCCGATTCTGAGGAGGAGCGAGCCAACCGCCTGGCGGAGCTCCAGGAACAG CTAAAAGCCGTCCATGAGCAGCTCACTGCGCTCTCCCAGGGGCCCATAGTGAAGcccaagaaaaagaaagagaagaaagacaaaaagaagaggaagaagggcGACAAGCATCGGAAGCTAGACGAGGAGTTGATGCTCATTAAGCCTGCGAAACCCCCCAAAGCCAAAACCCCAAAGACCAAGAGCAGCAAGGCAACGGGCGTTTTGATGCCAATCAAAAAGGCTCCGAGCAAGAAAAACAGCAAGAGCAA GTCCAAAAAGGGTGGCATGATGTTCAACATGCCTCAAGCTGTCCCAGAACCCATAATCCCTCATTTTGACtcagatgaggaggaggagactgCGCCCATGTCGTACGACGAGAAGCGCCAGCTCAGCCTGGACATCAACAAGCTGCCCGGTGAGAAGCTGGGCCGCGTGGTCTACATCATTCAGTCACGCGAGCCGTCGCTCCGCGACACCAACCCCGAGGAGATAGAGATCGACTTTGAGACACTGAAGCCGTCGACGCTGCGGGAGCTGGAGCGATACGTCATGACGTGTCTGAGGAAGAAGCCCCGCAAGCCTTATG CAATAAAGAACAGCGCCGGGAAGTCTCGTGAGGAGCTGGCTTTGGAGAAACAACTGGAGCTGGAAAGAAGGTTGATGGACGTCAGCGGGCAGCTCAACTCTGGGAAGAAACCCCCAAAAGCCAAGC TGGAGAAACCCGCCACCGAGTCCAGCACTCAGCCGTCACGCCTCAGCGCCAGCAGCTCTTCCTCagactcctcctcttcctcctcgtcttcctcaTCCTCTGACACCAGCGAGTCCGACTCCGGCTGA